The Plectropomus leopardus isolate mb chromosome 22, YSFRI_Pleo_2.0, whole genome shotgun sequence genome includes a window with the following:
- the lmod2b gene encoding leiomodin-2: MSCFGYRRELSKYEDVDEDELLASLSPEELAELEKELVDIDPDANVPIGLRQRDQTDKTPTGTFSREALMKYWENETRRLLEDEIGGGSPKPDEEQEECVTEENSEEDEKDVENEKEQKKKEREEEEEEEEEQEEEEEEAEEEEESGEEEEALTEEEEEEEEEDEEDNKLRSEPSKDSGVLTSRAETLMLLKPQRVEPMRLTPPPPPADPNATGNPTIVDEALQRALSDDPELTEVNLNNIDDISQETLIRFAEALRSNTHVRVFSLANTRADDPVALAIAKMLRENSSITSLNIESNYVTGKGVMALVQALPGNNTLTELRFHNQRHMCGGQVEMEMVKILRENYTLIKLGYQFNLPGPRMSMTGILTRNQDRQRQKRLQEQRQQQQGQQGAPEGAVNPRTTALKGTPRSSPYSSPRGSPWSSPKLPRSDQAKKQTPPAPPPPPPPPPPPPPPPPPPPPPQREKKKPTRMIAEVIKAHEAGGKKVKKTKGKKGKKGKEPEKDETTSILKELKNALRPVAMDKRVEESSRPSTPMRSAHDQLMESIRNSSIRSLRRVEVPHHLR, from the exons ATGAGCTGTTTCGGGTACCGCCGAGAGTTAAGTAAATATGAGGATGTTGATGAGGATGAGCTTTTGGCTTCCCTCAGCCCCGAGGAGCTGGCTGAGTTGGAAAAGGAGCTAGTGGACATTGATCCCGACGCCAACGTACCCATAGGACTCAGACAGAGAGATCAGACGGACAAGACCCCAACGGGCACCTTCAGCAGGGAGGCCCTGATGAAGTATTGGGAAAATGAGACACGCAGATTGCTGGAGGACGAGATAGGTGGAGGAAGTCCCAAACCG GATGAAGAACAAGAGGAGTGTGTGACAGAAGAAAACAGTGAAGAGGATGAAAAAGATGTTGAAAAtgagaaagaacagaaaaagaaagagagggaggaagaagaagaagaagaagaagaacaagaggaggaggaggaggaggctgaagaagaagaggagagtggggaagaggaggaagctttaacagaagaggaggaagaggaagaagaggaggacgaaGAAGATAATAAATTAAGATCTGAACCTTCAAAGGATTCTGGGGTGTTGACGTCACGGGCCGAAACTCTTATGCTGCTGAAGCCACAGAGGGTGGAGCCCATGAGACTGactcctccccctccacctGCCGACCCAAACGCAACCGGAAATCCAACCATCGTCGACGAAGCTCTCCAACGAGCTCTTAGTGACGACCCTGAACTCACAGAGGTTAATCTCAACAACATTGACGACATCTCACAG GAAACCCTCATCCGATTTGCTGAAGCACTGAGGTCCAACACACATGTGCGGGTCTTCAGCCTCGCAAACACCCGAGCCGACGACCCTGTGGCTCTGGCCATCGCTAAGATGCTGAGGGAGAACTCGTCCATCACCAGTCTGAATATAGAGTCTAATTATGTGACTGGGAAAGGCGTGATGGCGTTGGTTCAAGCGCTTCCTGGAAACAACACCCTAACGGAGCTTCGGTTCCACAACCAGAGACACATGTGTGGAGGACAG GTAGAAATGGAGATGGTGAAGATACTGAGGGAAAACTACACCTTAATCAAGCTGGGCTACCAGTTCAACCTGCCTGGTCCCAGGATGAGCATGACAGGGATCCTCACCAGGAACCAGGATCGCCAGAGACAGAAACGGCTGCAggagcagagacagcagcagcagggccaACAGGGGGCGCCAGAGGGAGCTGTGAATCCCAGAACCACTGCACTG AAAGGAACTCCTCGTTCGTCACCTTACAGCTCACCCAGAGGATCTCCTTGGTCCTCACCCAAACTCCCCAGGAGTGACCAGGCTAAAAAACAGactcctcctgctccacctcctcctccccctccaccgcctcctccaccaccacctcctcctccaccgcctCCCCCACAGCGGGAGAAGAAGAAACCCACCAGGATGATCGCGGAGGTCATCAAGGCGCACGAGGCGGGTGGCAAGAaggtgaaaaagacaaaaggtaAGAAGGGCAAGAAGGGGAAGGAGCCGGAGAAAGACGAGACAACCAGCATTCTGAAGGAGCTGAAGAACGCGCTGAGGCCCGTGGCGATGGATAAGAGAGTGGAGGAGAGCAGCAGGCCGTCCACGCCAATGAGGTCGGCCCACGACCAGCTGATGGAGTCCATTCGCAACAGCAGCATCCGCAGTCTGAGACGG
- the asb15b gene encoding ankyrin repeat and SOCS box protein 15b yields the protein MFRSTEMDDLDEREDITEELIEFAIRESIQDGNKLPCSTQTNRKESNSDDFMKIMMAIHKGDVHALQELSGCVSAFRESDGGGLLPLHAAAVQSQPEILYVVLQVSTSTDLTLEEKTEDGDTSLTLAAEAGLVENVKMLLQHGASPHNTNSRNESPLLIAVRQKSYDMVVTLIMGGAFVEQVCLTKWTATHEAAKVGCPAILMLLLRHGAKVTARDGHGVTPLGIAAEFGNAEALEILIQHGGDVNAQASNGDTVLYDASGSGNLDCVQLLLQHGANPNVASYAFQLPIHRAAYEGYILVLRTLIPITTKRAIRLSGQNPVHSAADGGQVECLELLLQKGYDVNALLGTHISENYGDLRRTPLFFAVSNGDLTCSEILLAAGARTELDPLRCILVAIRAERYELVQLLLSYGAEVNCYFRVLSDTLFPTALQYSLRDPVMLRLLLNNGYQAYRCFHCCHGYNEEIDSSWTDLHNQAYQIYRQPGVISFCEFVSVSWLTHLLGSIVRMLLDYVGNISICPTLRRILQKRPEWDEISDILSKPRSLQHLCRLVIRDHMSLKTLNDPKAVAAVPYPPRLKKYLTYREYDPYGDLPST from the exons ATGTTCAGATCAACAG AAATGGATGACTTGGATGAGCGGGAAGACATAACTGAGGAACTCATTGAGTTTGCCATTCGAGAGAGCATTCAAGATGGCAACAAGCTGCCATgttcaacacaaacaaacag GAAGGAATCAaacagtgacgactttatgaagATAATGATGGCCATTCACAAAG GTGATGTGCATGCTCTGCAGGAGCTGTCAGGTTGTGTGTCAGCCTTCAGAGAGAGCGACGGCGGGGGCCTGCTGCCTCTGCACGCAGCAGCTGTGCAGTCACAGCCAGAGATCCTATATGTGGTGCTGCAGG TATCAACATCCACAGACCTGACTCTGGAGGAGAAGACAGAAGACGGGGACACGTCTCTGACTCTGGCAGCAGAGGCCGGCCTGGTGGAAAACGTTaagatgctgctgcagcacgGAGCTTCACCACACAACACCAACAGCAGGAACGAGTCTCCTCTGCTGATAG CGGTGAGACAGAAATCATACGACATGGTTGTCACCCTCATCATGGGTGGAGCCTTTGTGGAGCAGGTGTGTCTCACTAAGTGGACAGCCACCCATGAAGCTGCAAAG GTGGGCTGTCCAGCTATTCTGATGCTGCTGCTTCGACACGGAGCGAAAGTAACTGCCAGAGACGGGCACGGGGTGACACCTCTTGGGATCGCAGCTGAATTTGGCAATGCTGAAGCTTTGGAAATACTCATACAGCATG GTGGTGATGTGAACGCCCAGGCCAGCAATGGAGACACAGTCCTATATGATGCATCTGGGTCTGGAAACCTGGACTGCGTTCAGCTGCTCCTGCAGCACGGAGCCAACCCCAATGTAGCCAGCTACGCCTTCCAGCTGCCCATCCACAGAGCTGCATATGAGGGATACATACT AGTCCTGAGGACTCTCATTCCCATCACCACAAAGAGAGCTATCCGTCTCTCAGGCCAGAACCCCGTCCACTCAGCAGCTGACGGGGGACAGGTTGAGTGTCTGGAGCTGCTTCTTCAGAAAGGATATGATGTCAATGCCTTGCTAGGCACACATATCTCCG AAAACTATGGAGACCTCAGGAGGACTCCTCTGTTCTTTGCTGTTTCCAACGGGGATTTGACCTGTTCTGAGATATTATTGGCAGCTGGAGCGAGAACTGAACTGGACCCACTACGATGCATCCTGGTGGCTATACGAGCAGAGAg GTATGAGCTGGTGCAGCTGTTGCTGTCGTACGGAGCAGAGGTCAACTGTTACTTCAGAGTGCTCAGCGACACACTGTTCCCCACGGCCCTGCAGTACAGCCTGAGGGACCCTGTCATGCTGCGACTGCTGCTCAACAACGGATATCAAGCTTACAG GTGTTTCcattgttgccatggttacaaTGAAGAAATTGATAGCAGCTGGACTGACCTCCATAACCAAGCCTACCAGATTTACAGGCAACCTGGCGTCATCTCA ttCTGTGAGTTTGTATCGGTGTCGTGGCTCACACATCTGCTTGGCAGTATTGTAAGGATGCTCCTGGACTACGTCGGCAACATCAGCATCTGTCCCACCCTCAGACGCATCCTGCAGAAGAGACCGGAGTGGGATGAGATATCTGACATACTGA GCAAGCCACGGTCTCTGCAGCACTTGTGTCGACTAGTAATCAGAGATCACATGAGCCTCAAGACACTGAATGACCCGAAAGCTGTGGCTGCTGTCCCTTATCCTCCGAGACTAAAGAAGTACTTGACCTACAGAGAGTACGACCCGTATGGTGACCTGCCCTCTACGtga
- the LOC121961390 gene encoding uncharacterized protein LOC121961390 isoform X2, with protein MVSRILKAPCLLLSLFTNLNLCSGKFGTPITDDVSKLSLLKQNIPSDYEIPVSYIPKEVAGTCWVVLNIYPLEQSLRKLASMFGAISSNKENILVFIAMLKSLRFTFDHEELETAMQVFQCHYQEGSLMSGRYFDYIKDILHAASQGTSGFSCKPPPCFNPQQTPGGQEEGREYSWSKRTPLLLALIPSQLVLLS; from the exons ATGGTGTCACGT aTCTTGAAAGCACCTTGTCTCCTCTTGAGTCTATTCACAAATTTGAATCTCTGCTCCGGAAAATTTGGGACACCGATAACTGATGATGTGAGCAAGCTGTCATTATTG AAGCAGAATATCCCCTCTGATTATGAGATTCCTGTTAGTTACATTCCCAAAGAAGTG GCTGGCACGTGCTGGGTGGTGTTGAATATCTATCCTTTGGAGCAAAGTCTTCGAAAGCTTGCCAGCATGTTTGGTGCCATCTCCtccaacaaagaaaacatcctTGTCTTCATTGCGATGCTGAAGAGTTTACGCTTCACTTTTGACCATGAGGAACTG GAAACGGCGATGCAAGTCTTCCAGTGTCACTATCAGGAAGGGAGCTTAATGTCAGGTCGTTACTTTGACTACATCAAAGACATCTTACATGCCGCCTCTCAAGGAACATCCGGCTTCTCGTGCAAGCCACCACCGTGTTTTAATCCACAACAGACACCAG GAGGTCAGGAGGAGGGCCGTGAGTACAGCTGGTCGAAGAGAACTCCCTTGCTTCTGGCTCTCATCCCTTCACAGCTTGTGTTGTTATCGTAG
- the LOC121961390 gene encoding kit ligand-like isoform X1, giving the protein MRKTILKAPCLLLSLFTNLNLCSGKFGTPITDDVSKLSLLKQNIPSDYEIPVSYIPKEVAGTCWVVLNIYPLEQSLRKLASMFGAISSNKENILVFIAMLKSLRFTFDHEELETAMQVFQCHYQEGSLMSGRYFDYIKDILHAASQGTSGFSCKPPPCFNPQQTPGGQEEGREYSWSKRTPLLLALIPSQLVLLS; this is encoded by the exons ATGAGGAAGACA aTCTTGAAAGCACCTTGTCTCCTCTTGAGTCTATTCACAAATTTGAATCTCTGCTCCGGAAAATTTGGGACACCGATAACTGATGATGTGAGCAAGCTGTCATTATTG AAGCAGAATATCCCCTCTGATTATGAGATTCCTGTTAGTTACATTCCCAAAGAAGTG GCTGGCACGTGCTGGGTGGTGTTGAATATCTATCCTTTGGAGCAAAGTCTTCGAAAGCTTGCCAGCATGTTTGGTGCCATCTCCtccaacaaagaaaacatcctTGTCTTCATTGCGATGCTGAAGAGTTTACGCTTCACTTTTGACCATGAGGAACTG GAAACGGCGATGCAAGTCTTCCAGTGTCACTATCAGGAAGGGAGCTTAATGTCAGGTCGTTACTTTGACTACATCAAAGACATCTTACATGCCGCCTCTCAAGGAACATCCGGCTTCTCGTGCAAGCCACCACCGTGTTTTAATCCACAACAGACACCAG GAGGTCAGGAGGAGGGCCGTGAGTACAGCTGGTCGAAGAGAACTCCCTTGCTTCTGGCTCTCATCCCTTCACAGCTTGTGTTGTTATCGTAG